Proteins encoded within one genomic window of Tamandua tetradactyla isolate mTamTet1 chromosome 11, mTamTet1.pri, whole genome shotgun sequence:
- the LOC143650095 gene encoding uncharacterized protein LOC143650095, producing the protein MNPALSRFSGHFSNPIPPFAFPMNGPRSPPRVCCSCWERRAWVSLHPRKASRECPVILLQASFGAAIPTLKTESFGTTRTNRVHIARDLWRCIKKIPPGRPLKNTGEKASRYHHVFPADR; encoded by the exons ATGAATCCGGCGCTGTCGCGGTTCTCAGGGCATTTCTCCAACCCCATCCCGCCCTTCGCCTTTCCCATGAACGGCCCTCGCAGTCCGCCTCGGGTTTGCTGTAGTTGCTGGGAGAGGcgagcctgggtctccctccATCCCCGCAAGGCCTCGCG GGAGTGTCCAGTGATTCTCCTACAGGCCAGCTTTGGAGCTGCTATCCCTACCTTGA agacgGAAAGCTTTGGAACCacaagaaccaacagagtccacatagCTAGAGACCTGTGGAGATGTATAAAGAAAATTCCCCCAGGGAGGCCACTGAAGAatactggagagaaagctagcagatatcaccatgtctttccagctgacagataa